A single Aspergillus chevalieri M1 DNA, chromosome 3, nearly complete sequence DNA region contains:
- a CDS encoding uncharacterized protein (COG:S;~EggNog:ENOG410PTE3;~TransMembrane:1 (i171-196o);~antiSMASH:Cluster_3.2): protein MFFYARKKVYNTVGATVGLVSESITAKKAHKAESDQQQVADPDQARELGERDGNEVDEVLHDHERQWDLDEAQDRLLGTAQPPATNEPIDHVHLAESFAQQYPLPPSYERPFLQYPVVLPQRRPRTRARGFVRAYAPDLNAFGINQDMFLDFIDRANQSCRGFEALGMLNFAALVAIPLGSPGIGMAISVVLQLAIKTTIAMDGRRKSNNFFDAANRDFFMPRGLFCLVMTWNPEIEDPYVTFNMNQAVDSTMAGGGSGSFEKLKHKFQKANAESGFIPEFAPLEFPALDKMDVDPETQKKHDTMKAKARRKIEFAAGYRDKRAQARFNAEDPDSALVQGPEPEFTSRYADPNHPASEGSPIALLTGGRLTEKQIFKYTAAGFAYNQGKKAYAKHKERKASQGELADSVHPETESSPTSNGEAKPKEGVSEGLNKVTNKLKKKVVYLMIVNMPSEEELQQAREALQ from the exons ATGTTTTTCTATGCCCGCAAGAAAGTTTACAACACCGTTGGTGCCACAGTTGGCCTGGTGTCTGAAAGTATCACGGCCAAGAAAGCCCACAAGGCTGAGAGCGATCAACAGCAAGTTGCAGATCCCGATCAAGCCAGAGAGCTGGGAGAAAGAGACGGCAACGAGGTAGACGAAGTCCTTCATGACCACGAACGACAATGGGACCTCGACGAGGCCCAAGACCGACTGCTTGGAACAGCACAACCACCAGCGACCAACGAGCCCATAGATCACGTCCACCTTGCAGAATCATTTGCCCAGCAATACCCCCTTCCCCCTTCATATGAGAGACCCTTCCTGCAGTATCCAGTTGTTCTGCCTCAGCGTCGGCCTCGAACTCGAGCCAGGGGCTTTGTGCGTGCCTACGCGCCGGACTTAAACGCCTTTGGAATCAACCAGGACATGTTTCTCGACTTCATTGACCGGGCGAATCAATCTTGCCGGGGATTCGAGGCGTTGGGAATGCTCAACTTTGCCGCACTAGTGGCTATCCCCCTAGGCTCACCGGGGATAGGGATGGCGATCTCCGTGGTGCTCCAGCTCGCGATCAAAACGACCATCGCAATGGATGGGCGACGGAAGTCGAATAACTTCTTCGACGCGGCGAATCGCGACTTCTTCATGCCCCGTGGTCTTTTCTGCCTCGTCATGACCTGGAATCCGGAAATCGAAGACCCATACGTCACATTCAACATGAACCAGGCCGTTGATTCTACCATGGCAGGGGGAGGGAGCGGGAGCTTTGAAAAGCTCAAGCATAAGTTCCAAAAGGCCAACGCTGAGTCAGGATTCATTCCTGAGTTCGCACCGCTCGAGTTTCCCGCTCTGGACAAGATGGATGTAGATCCCGAGACGCAGAAGAAGCATGATACGATGAAGGCGAAGGCGAGGCGGAAGATCGAGTTTGCCGCAGGGTACCGAGACAAGAGGGCGCAGGCGAGATTT AACGCAGAAGATCCAGACAGTGCTTTGGTTCAAGGTCCCGAACCGGAATTCACATCGCGCTACGCAGACCCCAATCACCCAGCCAGTGAAGGCTCACCCATTGCGCTTCTCACTGGAGGTCGTCTTACGGAAAAACAGATCTTCAAGTATACCGCGGCCGGGTTCGCATATAACCAGGGCAAGAAAGCGTATGCGAAACATAAAGAGAGAAAGGCCTCCCAAGGAGAGTTGGCGGATAGTGTTCATCCAGAGACAGAATCCAGTCCCACGAGCAATGGGGAGGCGAAGCCAAAGGAAGGTGTTTCGGAGGGACTGAATAAGGTGACGAACAAGTTGAAGAAG AAAGTGGTATATTTGATGATTGTGAATATGCCAAGTGAAGAGGAGCTCCAGCAAGCGAGGGAGGCATTGCAATGA
- a CDS encoding putative amino acid transporter (COG:E;~EggNog:ENOG410PHHD;~InterPro:IPR013057;~PFAM:PF01490;~TransMembrane:11 (i52-72o78-98i126-149o155-176i183-207o227-248i260-281o301-320i341-362o374-395i407-430o);~antiSMASH:Cluster_3.2) translates to MDEEACTVDKKPVVDTPSLEDGEKPPSKKDLEPFGNEETAEVKYRTMKWWHCGMLMISENVSVGILSLPSAVATLGMVPAAIMIVFISALSWYTGYVIGQFKLRHPEIHSMGDAGELLMGRFGREFLGVGQLLLLIFLMASNIVTFNILMNVLTDHGTCTLVFGVVGLVICFLGALPRTMEKVYWMSVASFLSIFVVVIIAMIAMGVESKGHVPIQATTTVSFREGFLAVTNIIFAYLAHVAYFGFMSETEDPRTFNKSLAMLQIIDTVLYLVSALIIYRYAGPSVKSPAINSLSTVTSKVAWGLAIPTTILSGVVLGHVACKYIYVRIFRGSDKMHQRSFLSIGSWVAICLGVWVVSWVVAESIPVFNDLLSLISALFGSWFSFGFPAVFWLHMNYGRYFQNVAKSFLTVVNLAVLAISCAICGLGLYVSGAAINEDSSSSSWSCANSA, encoded by the exons ATGGACGAAGAAGCATGTACAGTGGATAAAAAACCGGTGGTTGACACGCCGTCCCtggaagatggagagaagcCTCCGTCAAAAAAAGACCTGGAACCTTTTGGTAACGAGGAGACGGCAGAGGTCAAGTATCGCACCATGAAGTGGTG GCACTGTGGGATGC TTATGATTTCAGAAAACGTCTCAGTGGGAATTCTTTCTCTCCCGTCCGCTGTGGCAACCCTCGGCATGGTACC CGCTGCAATCATGATTGTCTTTATATCTGCTCTTTCATGGTACACGGGCTATGTAATCGGCCAGTTCAAGCTCCGCCATCCCGAAATTCACAGCATGGGAGATGCTGGCGAGCTCTTGATGGGTCGTTTCGGTCGCGAATTCCTGGGAGTCGGCCAACTCCTGTTGTTGATTTTTCTCATGGCGAGCAATATAGTGACGTTCAATATCCTGATGAACGTCTTGACAGATCACGGCACTTGCACATTGGTGTTTGGTGTTGTCGGATTGGTCATCTGCTTTCTGGGCGCTTTGCCGCGGACAATGGAAAAGGTCTATTGGATGTCTGTTGCTT CATTCCTGAGTATCTTTGTTGTTGTGATTATCGCCATGATTGCCATGGGAGTGGAAAGCAAAGGCCACGTCCCAATCCAAGCCACGACAacagtgagcttccgtgagGGATTCTTGGCCGTGACAAACATTATCTTTGCTTACC TCGCCCATGTTGCATACTTTGGCTTCATGTCCGAGACAGAGGATCCGCGAACCTTTAACAAGTCACTCGCAATGCTCCAGATTATCGATACGGTTTTGTATCTGGTGAGCGCGTTGATTATCTATCGCTATGCGGGACCCAGCGTGAAGTCACCGGCCATCAACTCCCTAAGTACAGTCACGAGCAAGGTTGCCTGGGGCCTCGCTATTCCAACG ACCATTCTGTCCGGAGTCGTCCTGGGACATGTTGCATGCAAATACATCTACGTGCGCATATTCCGTGGGTCCGACAAGATGCACCAGCGAAGTTTTCTGTCAATCGGATCCTGGGTTGCCATTTGTCTCGGGGTTTGGGTTGTATCATGGGTTGTGGCAGAATCGATTCCCGTGTTCAATGATCTGCTCAGTCTTATT AGTGCACTATTCGGAAGTTGGTTTAGCT TCGGATTTCCCGCCGTCTTCTGGTTGCACATGAATTACGGCCGATACTTTCAGAATGTCGCAAAGTCATTTTTGACGGTAGTCAACCTTGCTGTCTTGGCCATCTCCTGCGCTATT TGCGGTTTGGGTCTCTATGTGTCCGGCGCCGCAATTAATGAAGactccagctccagcagcTGGTCTTGTGCTAACAGTGCCTGA